A genomic region of Polypterus senegalus isolate Bchr_013 chromosome 17, ASM1683550v1, whole genome shotgun sequence contains the following coding sequences:
- the mchr1a gene encoding melanin-concentrating hormone receptor 1: MTAANASLHLSPRNNSSGNQTEKYVSYSTVIMPSIFGTICFLGIVGNCIVIYTIVKKTKFRAKQTVPDIFIFNLAIVDLLFLLGMPFLIHQLLGNGSWRFGAIMCTMITALDTNSQMVSTYILTVMTVDRYLATVYPIRSSYVRTTSVATIVICLVWLLSLLTIIPVWMYAGLMPLKDGSVGCALILPNPAIDIYWFTLYQFALAFALPLIIICVAYFKIMQHMSTTVAPLPQRSLRVRNRKVTRMAVAICLAFFICWAPYYTLQLVHLGIQRPSIAFFYAYNIAISLGYVNSCINPFLYIALSETFKRQFIVAIQPAHEPFRVNNSTTEASVSLRLAPESTQHSQVSKEVSPNLLPLSVAVP; encoded by the coding sequence AGAAGTATGTTTCCTACAGCACCGTCATCATGCCCAGCATTTTTGGCACCATCTGCTTCTTGGGTATTGTGGGCAACTGCATTGTCATTTACACCATTGTAAAGAAGACAAAGTTTCGTGCCAAGCAGACAGTGCCGGACATCTTCATTTTCAACCTTGCTATTGTGGACCTGCTGTTTCTCCTGGGCATGCCTTTCCTCATCCACCAACTCCTGGGAAATGGTTCCTGGCGCTTTGGTGCTATCATGTGTACGATGATCACTGCCCTAGACACCAACAGCCAGATGGTCAGCACCTATATTCTAACCGTGATGACCGTCGATCGCTACCTAGCTACCGTCTACCCTATCCGATCCTCGTATGTACGCACGACATCTGTGGCGACGATCGTCATCTGCTTGGTGTGGCTGCTCTCGTTGCTGACAATCATTCCAGTCTGGATGTATGCAGGTCTAATGCCCCTTAAAGACGGGTCAGTAGGCTGTGCCCTCATCTTGCCCAATCCTGCCATAGATATCTACTGGTTCACTCTCTACCAGTTTGCACTGGCTTTCGCGCTGCCTCTCATCATCATCTGCGTGGCCTATTTCAAGATCATGCAGCACATGTCCACCACAGTGGCACCGCTTCCTCAACGAAGCCTCAGGGTACGCAACAGAAAGGTGACCCGAATGGCTGTGGCCATCTGCTTAGCTTTCTTTATCTGCTGGGCTCCCTACTATACTCTGCAACTTGTCCACCTCGGCATTCAGAGGCCCTCCATCGCCTTCTTTTATGCCTATAACATTGCCATCAGCTTGGGCTACGTCAACAGCTGCATCAACCCCTTCCTGTACATTGCGCTCAGCGAGACCTTCAAGCGTCAGTTCATTGTGGCGATCCAACCAGCTCACGAGCCCTTCCGGGTCAATAACAGTACGACGGAAGCCAGCGTGAGCCTGAGGCTCGCACCCGAGTCCACACAACACTCGCAGGTCTCCAAGGAGGTCTCTCCGAACCTGCTGCCTCTGAGTGTAGCCGTTCCTTAA